One Manihot esculenta cultivar AM560-2 chromosome 6, M.esculenta_v8, whole genome shotgun sequence DNA segment encodes these proteins:
- the LOC110617243 gene encoding U-box domain-containing protein 38: MGGNGKHRWKISFYRRSSSGSNSNSNSKHKPAHPPKEFLCPISGSLMSDPVVVSSGQTFERVSVQVCRDLGFAPPLDDESIPDFTAVIPNLAIKSTILSWCDSSGSERPSPPDYSSVEKAVRTKMEESRTLNPEIRVSEKELLKAVLENPPVLFTHAATEMTPRPNHFYSSSSEESVIVNNAIASPFTPLPLATRPACYTSSSSSSSEITEAETLTLMQNSNSAYSSSNSSLPEEEGIVAKLKSPEVHEQEEAVISLRKLTRAREEMRISLSTPRLLTALRSSIASRYCVVQTNAMASLVNLSLEKANKVKIVRSGFVPLLIDVLKAGSSEPQEHAAGALFSLALEDENKMAIGVLGALQPLMHALRSESERTRHDSALALYHLSLIQSNRVKLVKLGAVPTLLSMVKTGDLASRLLLILCNLAACNEGRSTMLDENAVAILVGMLREGGDKLDSEATRENCVAALYALSHGSMRFKGLAKEARSVEVLREVEEKGSDRAREKAKKILQMMRGRDEDEEETDWEGVLESGGLSRSRYRVGGGARNGNCPNSTNF, encoded by the coding sequence ATGGGTGGTAATGGCAAACACAGATGGAAAATCTCCTTCTACCGTCGCTCCAGCTCCGGCTCCAACTCCAACTCCAACTCCAAACACAAACCAGCTCATCCTCCAAAAGAGTTCTTATGTCCCATTTCTGGATCCTTAATGTCCGACCCGGTTGTTGTCTCCTCCGGTCAGACCTTCGAGCGTGTTTCTGTCCAGGTTTGCCGCGATTTGGGTTTCGCTCCTCCCCTCGACGATGAGTCGATTCCGGATTTTACTGCCGTTATTCCTAATTTAGCCATCAAATCGACGATTCTTAGTTGGTGCGATAGTTCTGGCTCTGAACGCCCTAGCCCGCCGGATTATAGCTCCGTGGAAAAAGCCGTTCGTACGAAGATGGAGGAATCGAGAACTTTGAACCCTGAGATTAGGGTCTCTGAGAAGGAGTTGCTGAAGGCTGTGTTGGAGAACCCTCCAGTTCTGTTCACGCACGCGGCGACTGAGATGACTCCCCGACCCAATCATTTCTATTCGAGCTCCTCTGAGGAATCGGTGATTGTCAATAACGCGATCGCTAGTCCGTTTACTCCATTGCCTCTTGCCACTCGGCCGGCGTGTTATACTTCGAGTTCTAGCTCATCATCTGAAATTACAGAAGCCGAAACCCTAACCCTAATGCAAAATTCCAATTCCGCCTACTCCAGTTCCAATTCCTCACTTCCTGAAGAGGAAGGGATTGTGGCTAAGCTTAAAAGCCCGGAAGTACACGAACAAGAAGAAGCGGTGATTTCATTGAGGAAGCTCACTAGAGCTCGAGAGGAAATGAGAATTTCTCTTTCCACTCCTCGATTACTTACAGCTCTCCGTTCCTCGATTGCTTCCAGATACTGTGTCGTGCAAACGAACGCCATGGCTTCACTGGTGAATCTGTCGCTGGAAAAAGCGAACAAAGTTAAAATCGTGCGGTCAGGAtttgttcctttgttgattgaTGTGTTGAAAGCAGGATCCAGTGAACCGCAAGAGCACGCTGCCGGTGCGCTTTTCAGTTTAGCTTTAGAAGACGAGAACAAGATGGCAATTGGGGTTTTGGGCGCGTTACAGCCGTTGATGCACGCTTTGAGGTCTGAGAGTGAGCGAACTCGTCATGACTCAGCTTTGGCTTTGTATCATTTGAGTCTAATACAGAGTAACCGGGTCAAGCTAGTGAAACTCGGCGCTGTGCCTACACTGCTGAGCATGGTGAAAACGGGTGACTTGGCGAGCAGGCTGTTGCTAATTTTATGCAATTTAGCTGCTTGCAATGAAGGGAGATCAACAATGCTGGACGAAAATGCTGTGGCCATATTGGTGGGGATGCTGAGAGAGGGAGGCGATAAGCTAGACTCTGAAGCAACTCGGGAGAATTGCGTGGCGGCATTATATGCATTGAGTCATGGGAGCATGAGATTTAAAGGGCTAGCTAAGGAGGCGAGATCAGTGGAGGTGTTGAGGGAGGTAGAAGAGAAAGGAAGCGATAGAGCAAGAGAGAAAGCGAAGAAAATTTTGCAGATGATGAGGGGGAGAGATGAGGACGAGGAGGAAACTGACTGGGAAGGCGTATTGGAATCAGGTGGACTCAGCCGGAGTCGATACCGGGTTGGTGGCGGGGCTAGGAATGGGAATTGCCCAAACTCGACAAATTTCTAA
- the LOC110617244 gene encoding G-type lectin S-receptor-like serine/threonine-protein kinase CES101, with the protein MASRFTLIYKTLLLIFSLFIVSHSLTTDTLKQGDVFNSTHRLVSKNGLFILGFSGSYLVINYTNQEKSPHHPVWSANRYDPILENTGLLTINGTGSLTIVHGGGKPVELYSGNNDSSRNVTATLHDNGNFVLQEANSGGQILWQSFDYPTDTLLPGMKLGINHKTGKNWSLTSWLDEDIPTRGAFTLEWDPKTRQVFVRRRGVVFWTSGVLTADNTKKTWIWILTAVMLAIIIVLMSIFLYLRWRRMKLEEKFLKELMTYDRARDVEELDDGGNRGHNLLIYSFATIKTATNGFSFKNRLGQGGFGPVYKGRLTEGQEIAIKRLSSSSGQGLEEFKNELILIAKLQHMNLVRLLGFCIQGEEKLLVYEYMPNKSLDFFIFGDESRRKLLDWKKRFNIIEGIGQGLLYLHKYSRLRIIHRDLKASNILLDAEMNPKISDFGLARIFKANESEANTSTVVGTRGYMSPEYIMEGIFSTKSDVYSFGVLVLEIVSGRKILNVYHQDRPLNLVGYAWEQWKGNALEIVEPTIKNSAPKDEVLKCINLGLLCVEQSPLNRPTMSDVLSMLTSEDPELPMPRQPAFYIGSSTVTANSNEKQIERYTVNEISISEMDGR; encoded by the exons ATGGCTTCCAGATTCACCCTCATCTACAAAACCTTGCTGCTCATATTCTCCTTGTTTATTGTCTCTCATTCTTTAACGACCGATACACTTAAGCAAGGTGATGTATTTAATTCCACCCACCGCCTTGTTTCCAAAAACGGTCTCTTCATCTTAGGATTCTCCGGGAGCTACTTGGTCATAAATTACACTAACCAAGAAAAGTCACCACATCACCCTGTCTGGTCGGCTAACAGATACGATCCTATCCTGGAAAATACAGGACTTCTCACCATTAATGGAACTGGGAGTTTGACGATCGTGCACGGAGGCGGGAAGCCGGTCGAATTATACTCCGGGAACAATGACTCCAGCAGAAATGTAACTGCCACATTACATGATAATGGAAATTTTGTGTTGCAAGAAGCAAACTCTGGTGGTCAAATATTGTGGCAAAGTTTCGATTATCCGACGGACACCCTTTTGCCTGGTATGAAATTGGGGATCAACCATAAGACAGGAAAGAACTGGTCACTTACTTCGTGGCTAGACGAAGATATCCCAACTCGTGGAGCTTTTACCCTGGAATGGGACCCCAAAACACGCCAGGTGTTCGTGAGGCGCCGTGGAGTTGTTTTTTGGACTAGCGGGGTACTAACTGCTGATAATA CGAAAAAGACATGGATATGGATCCTAACGGCTGTAATGCTTGCTATAATCATTGTCTTAATGAGCATCTTTCTGTACTTGAGGTGGAGAAGAATGAAACTGGAAG AGAAATTTCTCAAGGAGCTGATGACATACGATAGAGCAAGGGATGTAGAAGAGCTTGATGATGGTGGAAACAGGGGACACAATTTACTCATATATAGTTTTGCAACAATCAAGACTGCTACCAATggcttttcattcaaaaacagACTAGGACAGGGTGGTTTTGGACCTGTTTACAAG GGGAGATTAACGGAGGGACAGGAAATAGCGATAAAGAGACTGTCAAGTAGTTCAGGACAAGGGCTGGAAGAGTTCAAAAATGAGCTTATTCTCATAGCTAAACTGCAACACATGAATCTTGTGCGGCTGCTGGGTTTCTGCATCCAAGGGGAAGAGAAATTATTGGTATACGAGTACATGCCAAATAAAAGCTTGGACTTTTTCATCTTTGGTG ATGAATCAAGAAGGAAACTGTTAGATTGGAAGAAGCGGTTTAACATCATTGAAGGAATAGGTCAAGGTCTACTTTACCTCCATAAGTATTCCAGGCTGAGAATAATCCACAGAGATTTGAAAGCTAGCAATATTTTACTTGATGCGGAAATGAACCCAAAAATATCTGATTTTGGTTTGGCAAGAATTTTCAAGGCCAATGAATCTGAAGCAAACACTAGCACAGTTGTTGGGACACG TGGCTATATGTCTCCAGAATACATCATGGAAGGCATCTTTTCCACCAAGTCTGATGTTTACAGTTTTGGAGTCCTAGTACTGGAAATTGTCAGCGGTAGGAAGATTCTGAATGTTTATCACCAAGATCGTCCGCTCAACCTCGTAGGCTAT GCATGGGAGCAATGGAAAGGCAATGCATTAGAAATAGTTGAGCCAACAATAAAAAATTCAGCTCCTAAAGATGAAGTTTTGAAATGCATCAATTTGGGTTTGCTATGTGTAGAACAGAGTCCACTGAATAGGCCGACTATGTCAGATGTTTTATCTATGTTAACAAGCGAGGATCCAGAGCTGCCAATGCCGAGACAGCCAGCATTTTATATAGGAAGCAGCACTGTAACAGCAAATTCAAATGAAAAACAGATAGAACGTTATACAGTCAATGAGATATCCATATCAGAGATGGATGGGAGATGA
- the LOC110616854 gene encoding putative DNA glycosylase At3g47830: MQKSRKRKQQLRLKPGESETKPAKISIPTKHDPYPTHPRPTPEECLAVRDSLLACHGFPQEFAKYREQRRNLSSLVIDTDAQNGVKSETLDTGEESVLDGLIKTLLSQNTTEVNSQRAFANLKSAFSTWEDVHAAESKCIEHAIRCGGLAPKKASCIKNILSCLLEKKGKLCLEYLRDLSVEEIKAELSHFKGVGPKTVSCVLLFQLQLDDFPVDTHVFEIAKAIGWVPEGADRNKTYLHLNQRIPNELKFDLNCLLFTHGKLCRKCTKKGGNQQSKESCDNSCPLLNYRVNL, from the exons ATGCAGAAAAGCCGCAAAAGAAAGCAACAGCTCCGACTTAAACCAGGCGAATCCGAAACGAAACCAGCCAAAATCAGCATTCCTACAAAACATGATCCATACCCAACTCACCCTCGACCCACCCCCGAAGAATGCCTAGCTGTTCGAGACTCTCTTTTGGCTTGTCACGGCTTTCCTCAAGAGTTCGCTAAGTATCGGGAGCAGAGACGGAATTTATCCTCCCTTGTGATCGACACTGATGCTCAAAATGGCGTGAAATCAGAGACGTTAGATACTGGAGAAGAAAGTGTGTTGGATGGTTTGATAAAAACCCTGCTTTCCCAGAATACTACTGAGGTTAATTCTCAAAGGGCTTTTGCTAATCTGAAATCTGCTTTTTCCACATGGGAAGAt GTGCATGCTGCTGAATCGAAATGCATAGAGCATGCCATACGATGTGGAGGTTTAGCTCCAAAAAAAGCTTCTTGCATTAAGAACATATTGAGTTGCTTGCTAGAAAAAAAGGGCAAACTATGCTTGGAGTACCTTCGAGATTTGTCAGTTGAAGAAATTAAAGCTGAGCTCTCTCATTTCAAGGGAGTTGGGCCCAAAACG GTATCTTGTGTTTTGCtgttccaacttcaactagatgaTTTCCCAGTGGACACACAT GTGTTTGAAATTGCAAAGGCCATTGGCTGGGTACCTGAAGGGGCAGACAGGAATAAGACATACCTTCATCTTAATCAACGGATTCCAAATGAGCTTAAATTTGATTTGAATTGTCTTCTATTCACTCATGGTAAGCTTTGCCGTAAATGCACCAAGAAAGGGGGCAACCAGCAAAGCAAGGAATCCTGTGATAACTCCTGTCCACTACTAAATTACAGAGTTAACTTATAG
- the LOC110616621 gene encoding peroxidase 65 — MASFPFPFLLPVLLLLFFPSISLSQSNLSVDYYKTTCPDFPNIIRETVTNKQLTSPTTAAATLRLFFHDCIVDGCDASVLISSNAFNKAERDAEINHSLAGDAFDVVLRAKTALETKCPKIVSCADILAQATRDLVIIVGGPFYPVQLGRKDGLISMVSHADEGLPRTNMTMDQLIDLFDKKGFSIKEFVALLGSHTIGFSHCKEFADRLYNFSKTTPTDPLFNPKYAEALKTLCANYTIDSTISAFNDVLTPGKFDNMYYQNLPKGLGLLITDNLLMKDPRTKPIAELYAKDQTVFFTDFSDAMEKLSVLEVKSGTEGEVRNRCDQFNSIKT, encoded by the coding sequence ATGGCTTCTttcccttttccttttcttcttcccgttcttctcctcctcttctttccCTCCATTTCCCTCTCTCAGTCCAACCTATCCGTCGACTACTACAAGACCACCTGTCCTGATTTCCCAAACATCATTCGCGAAACCGTCACCAACAAGCAACTCACCAGCCCCACCACTGCCGCTGCCACTTTACGTCTCTTCTTTCATGACTGCATAGTCGATGGCTGTGACGCCTCCGTTCTCATTTCCTCTAATGCTTTTAATAAGGCTGAGCGAGATGCTGAGATCAACCATAGCCTTGCTGGGGATGCCTTCGACGTTGTGCTCAGAGCCAAGACTGCTCTAGAGACCAAATGCCCTAAAATAGTCTCTTGCGCTGATATTCTAGCTCAAGCCACCCGTGACCTCGTCATCATTGTCGGGGGACCGTTCTATCCCGTTCAACTAGGAAGGAAGGACGGGCTAATCTCCATGGTCTCTCATGCAGACGAAGGTCTTCCGAGAACAAACATGACAATGGATCAATTGATCGATTTGTTTGATAAGAAAGGATTCAGCATCAAGGAATTTGTTGCATTGCTGGGTAGTCACACCATCGGATTCTCTCACTGTAAGGAGTTTGCCGACAGGCTTTATAATTTCAGCAAGACCACCCCAACAGACCCCCTTTTCAATCCCAAGTATGCCGAAGCATTGAAGACACTATGCGCTAATTACACAATAGATTCAACCATTTCTGCCTTCAACGATGTGCTTACGCCCGGCAAGTTCGATAACATGTATTACCAGAACTTGCCTAAAGGCCTGGGGCTGTTGATAACTGATAATCTCCTGATGAAGGACCCAAGGACTAAGCCCATTGCTGAGCTTTACGCAAAGGACCAGACAGTGTTCTTTACGGATTTTTCTGATGCAATGGAGAAGCTTAGCGTTCTTGAGGTCAAGAGTGGGACTGAAGGAGAGGTCAGGAACAGGTGCGATCAGTTCAATTCAATTAAGACttag
- the LOC110618139 gene encoding alpha-mannosidase I MNS5 yields MIAEKSATWILLLLVIFSVFFDPSVSQLDSRWAAKKRQMREKVRKMFYHAYENYIAHAFPHDELKPLTKSFTDSLSELGNLKLEHLPQDYNGSALTLIESLSSLVILGNYTEFGRAVLWLSENLNFDVDARVNLFECNIRVLGGLVSAHLLATDSTNRLLQGSYNNQLLYLAEDLGQRFLFAFDTPTGLPYAWINLKYGVMENETTETSTSGCGSLILEMGALSQLTGDPRYESAALRALRKLWSMRSSLNLLGTTLDVATGEWIEHSSGIGAGVDSFYEYLYKAHILFGKEEFWRMFHSAYLAVQKYFRHGPWYHEADMRTGKATYWQLTSLQAFWPGLQVLVGDIAAANSSHREFFYLWKKYGVLPERYLLDHQTVHPTEKYYPLRPELAESTFYLYQATKDPWYIQVGEFIVNSLNLYTKVEGGFASIRDVTTMQTEDHQHSFFLAETCKYLYLLFDDSFLVNRNYIFTTEGHPLPVLSAWHDKLPETYIPSNWTYIKNEKQVKQASAMSLQVCPAMSLSSGDGDQKVESACHVPDARSDHRCFSDEECGVDAINCRRRSCSIAGYCGLWLLL; encoded by the exons ATGATTGCTGAGAAATCCGCAACATGGATTTTGTTGCTGCTTGTGATATTTTCTGTCTTCTTTGACCCATCTGTGTCTCAACTTGATTCTCGCTGGGCTGCTAAGAAGAGACAAATGCGAGAGAAAGTCAGAAAAAT GTTCTATCATGCGTATGAAAACTACATAGCACATGCGTTTCCG CACGACGAGCTAAAGCCTCTCACCAAATCTTTCACAGACTCCCTTAGTGAACTTGGAAATCTGAAG CTCGAGCACTTGCCACAAGACTATAATGGATCTGCCCTTACGCTCATTGAATCATTGTCTAG CCTTGTTATTTTAGGCAATTACACAGAATTTGGAAGGGCAGTTCTTTGGCTTTCTGAAAATCtaaattttgatgttgatgcaaGGGTAAACCTATTTGAG TGCAATATAAGAGTTCTTGGAGGACTTGTTTCTGCTCATCTTCTTGCAACCGACTCTACAAATAGGTTGCTTCAAGGATCTTACAATAATCAGTTGCTTTATCTGGCAGAAGATTTAGGGCAACGCTTCCTGTTTGCATTTGATACACCCACTGGATTACCATATGCATGGATTAACTTAAAG TATGGTGTCATGGAGAATGAGACAACTGAAACAAGCACTTCAGGGTGTG GTTCTCTGATTCTTGAAATGGGAGCATTGTCGCAATTAACTGGTGACCCCAGATATGAGTCTGCAGCTTTACGTGCTCTTCGGAAGTTGTGGAGTATGCGTAGTTCATTAAACTTGTTAGGAACAACATTGGATGTTGCAACTGGAGAATGGATTGAGCATTCATCTGGAATTGGAGCTG GGGTTGATTCATTCTATGAGTATCTTTACAAGGCTCATATTCTTTTTGGAAAGGAGGAGTTCTGGAGAATGTTTCATTCAGCTTATCTTGCTGTGCAGAAATATTTCAGACATGGTCCATG gtaTCATGAGGCTGACATGAGGACTGGAAAAGCAACTTATTGGCAACTGACAAGCCTTCAGGCCTTTTGGCCAGGTCTACAG GTTCTTGTTGGGGATATTGCAGCTGCAAATTCATCACATCGGGAATTCTTTTATCTTTGGAAGAAGTATGGGGTGCTACCCGAAAG GTATTTGCTGGATCATCAAACAGTACATCCTACAGAGAAGTATTATCCATTGCGCCCTGAATTGGCAGAGTCCACATTTTACTTGTATCAAGCAACTAAAG ATCCATGGTATATACAAGTGGGTGAATTTATCGTTAATTCCCTTAATTTATACACCAAAGTGGAAGGAGGGTTTGCCAGCATTAGAGATGTGACAACTATGCAAACGGAAGATCACCAGCATAGTTTCTTTCTTGCTGAGAC GTGCAAGTACTTGTATCTTCTCTTTGATGATTCATTTTTGGTCAATCGAAATTATATATTCACAACTGAGGGACATCCTTTACCTGTGCTAAGTGCTTGGCATGATAAGCTTCCAGAGACATACATCCCTTCGAACTGGACTTACATCAAG AATGAAAAGCAAGTTAAACAAGCAAGTGCAATGTCTCTGCAAGTCTGTCCAGCAATGAGTTTAAGTTCAGGAGATGGTGACCAAAAGGTTGAGAGTGCTTGCCATGTGCCTGATGCTCGCAGTGACCACAGGTGTTTCAGTGATGAAGAATGTGGGGTAGACGCGATCAACTGCAGGCGAAGATCATGCAGCATTGCTGGCTACTGTGGACTATGGCTGTTATTATGA